A single genomic interval of Devosia oryziradicis harbors:
- a CDS encoding TCR/Tet family MFS transporter translates to MNKALVVILAAVTLDAVGIGLIFPILPALLRDVGHISEVATLLGLMLALYSACQFLFSPILGVLSDRFGRRPVLLVSLAGAAIDYLIMAFAPELWMLVLGRAISGITSANMAVATAYITDISTEGERAGRFGLFHAMFGIGFIIGPVLGGVLGDFWVRAPFIAAALLNAVNFALALFVLPESRKGTSGARFSWDTLNPFKPLKWALTFRALIPLMAIFVIMNFVGTMYGTIWAMFGEDSFQWNGLMIGLSLGAFGVFHAGAQAFLTGPAVARLGERWALIVGMACELTALIIVGLATQGWILFALAPLFALGGIGMPALQSVTTQQVDGDKQGQLQGVLASLVSLASIFGPVFFSFMYFAVSDTWPGLIWIVGAGIYLLALPLMLGIRRGATPAAVAGE, encoded by the coding sequence TTGAACAAGGCCCTCGTCGTCATTCTCGCCGCCGTGACCCTCGATGCGGTCGGCATTGGCCTTATCTTTCCGATCCTACCGGCTCTTCTGCGCGATGTGGGGCACATCTCCGAAGTGGCTACGCTACTCGGTCTCATGCTGGCGCTCTATTCGGCCTGTCAGTTTCTGTTCTCGCCAATCCTGGGCGTGCTGAGCGACCGGTTTGGCCGGCGTCCGGTGCTGCTGGTCTCACTGGCCGGTGCCGCGATAGACTACCTGATCATGGCCTTCGCGCCCGAACTGTGGATGCTGGTACTGGGCCGCGCCATTTCAGGCATCACCAGCGCCAACATGGCCGTGGCGACGGCCTATATCACCGACATTTCCACGGAAGGGGAGCGCGCGGGGCGCTTTGGCCTGTTCCATGCCATGTTCGGCATCGGCTTCATTATTGGGCCTGTGCTCGGGGGCGTGCTGGGCGATTTCTGGGTACGAGCGCCGTTCATTGCGGCGGCCTTGCTCAACGCCGTCAATTTCGCCTTGGCGCTTTTCGTGCTGCCAGAATCGCGTAAGGGCACAAGTGGCGCCCGGTTCAGCTGGGACACGCTCAACCCGTTCAAGCCCCTCAAATGGGCCCTCACGTTCAGGGCGCTGATTCCGCTGATGGCAATCTTCGTCATCATGAATTTCGTCGGTACCATGTACGGCACCATCTGGGCCATGTTCGGCGAAGACAGCTTCCAGTGGAACGGACTGATGATCGGCCTGTCGCTCGGAGCCTTTGGCGTTTTCCATGCCGGCGCACAGGCTTTCCTCACCGGACCCGCCGTCGCCAGACTCGGCGAGCGCTGGGCGCTGATCGTCGGCATGGCGTGCGAATTGACCGCCCTGATTATCGTCGGCCTTGCGACGCAGGGCTGGATCCTATTTGCGCTGGCGCCACTCTTTGCCCTGGGCGGTATCGGCATGCCGGCGCTGCAATCGGTCACCACCCAGCAGGTGGATGGCGACAAACAGGGCCAACTTCAGGGCGTTCTGGCGAGCCTGGTCAGCCTCGCCTCGATCTTCGGGCCCGTATTCTTCAGCTTCATGTATTTCGCGGTGAGCGACACCTGGCCGGGCCTGATCTGGATTGTCGGGGCCGGAATCTACCTATTGGCACTACCCCTGATGCTGGGCATCAGACGGGGCGCAACGCCGGCCGCTGTCGCGGGAGAATAG
- a CDS encoding outer membrane protein yields the protein MFVRSLSLGVAAAALLAGGAHAADLIIPTTPQPIYEAAGFDWEGLYVGVRAGGQFVGSTTYAGYPVNSTSGVLGAAVGVNFIPVDPFLIGAEVTGDYIWNNAFSTGEFFANLRAGAVVTDSVLVYAIGGVGTNNRTGFSQGVYQLGGGVELAVTDSVTVRGELVGQGDFDGAADSFFEGAKATVGVFYHF from the coding sequence ATGTTTGTACGTTCGCTTTCTCTCGGTGTGGCTGCTGCCGCGCTGCTCGCTGGTGGCGCTCACGCCGCCGACCTGATCATCCCGACCACCCCGCAGCCGATCTATGAAGCTGCTGGTTTCGACTGGGAAGGTCTCTATGTCGGCGTGCGCGCCGGCGGCCAGTTCGTTGGCTCCACCACCTATGCCGGCTACCCGGTCAACTCGACCTCGGGCGTTCTCGGCGCTGCCGTTGGCGTGAACTTCATCCCCGTCGATCCCTTCCTGATCGGCGCTGAAGTCACCGGCGACTACATCTGGAACAACGCGTTCAGCACCGGCGAATTCTTCGCCAACCTGCGTGCTGGTGCCGTTGTGACCGACTCGGTCCTCGTCTACGCGATCGGCGGTGTTGGCACCAACAACCGTACCGGCTTCTCGCAGGGCGTGTACCAGCTCGGTGGTGGTGTTGAACTCGCCGTTACCGACTCGGTCACCGTTCGCGGTGAACTGGTTGGCCAGGGCGACTTCGACGGTGCTGCTGACTCCTTCTTCGAAGGCGCCAAGGCAACCGTCGGCGTGTTCTACCACTTCTAA
- the tet(30) gene encoding tetracycline efflux MFS transporter Tet(30), whose product MNKALIVILATVAIDAIGGALIFPILPDLLAELTAGGDIGWLYGAMLASYAAMQFVFSPVLGALSDRFGRRPVLLLSLAGTLLDYLVMALSPLGWVLVVGRAMAGITSANMAVASAYITDITPAEQRAQRFGLVGAVMSTGFIIGPVIGGIMGAWWLRSPFLAASLFNGINLCVALFVLPESRQARAGKFDLSEFNPLAPLVWLWNFKPLLPMVTVSVVFGLVAAVPGTIWVPYGAARFGWDSVHMGLSFAVFGISGALAQALLVGPLSRRFGDLGTLMIGVGMDTLAYILMAFADQSWMGYAIAPLFALGGVAMPALQSLLTRRVSDEQQGQLQGVMASLMSLAGIVGPVLTTVIFFSTRDIWIGTTWIVGAGLYLLATPLFATVREPKPLAA is encoded by the coding sequence ATGAACAAGGCCCTGATTGTTATCCTGGCGACTGTCGCCATCGACGCCATCGGCGGCGCCCTGATTTTTCCCATACTGCCCGACTTGCTCGCCGAACTGACCGCCGGCGGCGACATCGGCTGGCTCTACGGCGCGATGCTCGCCAGCTACGCCGCCATGCAGTTCGTCTTCTCGCCCGTACTCGGAGCACTCAGCGACCGCTTTGGGCGCCGACCCGTGCTGCTGCTGTCGCTGGCGGGCACCTTGCTCGACTATCTGGTCATGGCGCTATCGCCCCTGGGCTGGGTGCTCGTGGTCGGCCGCGCCATGGCCGGCATCACCAGCGCCAACATGGCTGTCGCCAGTGCCTACATCACCGATATTACCCCAGCGGAGCAGCGCGCCCAGCGCTTTGGCCTGGTCGGCGCCGTCATGAGCACCGGGTTCATCATCGGCCCGGTCATCGGCGGGATCATGGGCGCCTGGTGGCTACGTTCCCCTTTCCTGGCGGCCTCTCTCTTTAACGGCATCAACCTCTGTGTCGCGCTTTTCGTGCTGCCTGAAAGCCGCCAGGCCAGGGCCGGCAAATTCGATCTGAGTGAGTTCAACCCGCTGGCCCCGCTGGTCTGGCTTTGGAACTTCAAGCCGCTGCTGCCCATGGTCACCGTCTCAGTTGTCTTCGGGCTCGTCGCGGCTGTGCCCGGCACCATCTGGGTACCCTATGGCGCCGCGCGCTTTGGGTGGGACTCCGTGCATATGGGGCTGTCCTTCGCGGTGTTCGGCATCTCCGGAGCGCTTGCCCAGGCACTCCTGGTCGGCCCGCTGTCACGCCGCTTTGGCGATCTGGGCACGCTGATGATCGGCGTCGGCATGGACACCTTGGCCTATATTCTGATGGCCTTCGCCGACCAGAGCTGGATGGGATACGCCATCGCTCCGCTCTTTGCCCTGGGTGGCGTCGCCATGCCGGCGCTACAGTCGCTACTGACCCGCCGTGTCAGCGACGAGCAGCAGGGTCAGCTGCAGGGAGTGATGGCCAGCCTGATGAGCCTGGCTGGCATTGTCGGGCCAGTCCTCACGACCGTCATATTCTTCTCGACGCGCGACATCTGGATCGGAACGACCTGGATCGTCGGGGCAGGGCTCTATCTGCTGGCGACACCATTGTTTGCCACGGTGCGCGAGCCCAAGCCACTTGCGGCATAG
- a CDS encoding YidB family protein, with protein MVALLGLLAVAGYQNRHKLGDLLNGTGGQPADPTYPGRSTGGLGDLLNGLGGALGGASAGSVLSGGLGDLVDRFRQSGRGPQADSWINAGEDNVPVGVSDLEEALGEDTIAELTQKTGLSRAELLERLSKTLPDAVNRMTPDGRIPTEAEAARFM; from the coding sequence ATGGTGGCACTGCTCGGCCTTCTGGCCGTCGCCGGCTACCAAAATCGCCACAAGCTGGGTGACCTGCTCAACGGGACGGGCGGCCAGCCCGCCGATCCGACGTATCCAGGTCGTTCGACCGGCGGCTTGGGCGACCTACTCAACGGCCTGGGCGGTGCACTTGGCGGCGCATCGGCCGGCAGCGTGCTGAGCGGAGGCTTGGGTGACCTCGTCGATCGCTTCCGCCAGTCCGGACGTGGGCCGCAGGCCGATAGCTGGATCAATGCCGGCGAGGACAATGTTCCCGTAGGTGTATCCGATCTTGAGGAAGCCTTGGGCGAAGACACCATCGCCGAGCTGACCCAGAAGACCGGCCTGTCCAGGGCAGAACTGCTCGAGCGCCTGTCGAAGACCCTGCCGGACGCCGTCAACAGGATGACGCCGGACGGGCGCATCCCCACCGAGGCGGAAGCCGCCAGGTTCATGTAG
- a CDS encoding TetR/AcrR family transcriptional regulator C-terminal domain-containing protein, translating to MAIDRDRIVDEAILLLNEVGIDKLSTRKLAERLGVQQPALYWHFKSKSALLDAVNSEMLARYHTHRLPSPGEDWVEFTLETARSMRRTLLTVRDGARIAAGTRPSTTDFADAERQLRLYVEAGFSAEEALHISISVARYVVGYVLEEQGERERMEEEEGLDGGIDTELAPFPILAEAFRSLEKEGSINTEAAFERGLGYMVDGMVKSQAAKG from the coding sequence ATGGCCATTGATCGTGATCGAATCGTCGATGAGGCAATCCTGCTGCTCAATGAGGTCGGCATCGACAAGCTTTCGACGCGGAAGCTGGCGGAGCGGCTGGGTGTGCAGCAGCCGGCGCTGTATTGGCATTTCAAGAGCAAGTCGGCGCTGCTCGATGCGGTGAACAGCGAGATGCTGGCGCGATACCACACGCATCGCCTGCCTTCGCCCGGCGAAGACTGGGTTGAGTTCACCCTGGAGACGGCGCGGAGCATGCGGCGGACGCTGCTGACGGTGCGTGACGGCGCGCGGATTGCGGCCGGCACGCGGCCCTCGACGACGGATTTTGCCGATGCCGAGCGACAGTTGCGGCTCTACGTTGAAGCGGGGTTTTCAGCCGAGGAAGCGCTGCACATCTCAATTTCCGTGGCGCGCTATGTCGTCGGCTATGTGCTCGAGGAACAGGGCGAACGCGAGCGAATGGAAGAGGAAGAGGGCCTCGACGGCGGTATCGACACGGAGCTCGCCCCATTTCCTATCCTGGCCGAGGCATTCCGGTCGCTAGAGAAGGAAGGCAGCATCAATACCGAGGCCGCGTTCGAGCGAGGGCTGGGCTATATGGTGGACGGGATGGTGAAGAGTCAGGCGGCAAAAGGGTAG
- the msrA gene encoding peptide-methionine (S)-S-oxide reductase MsrA yields the protein MPSSALSTSFAGRRSLLVALLILPALLSVLWNQPAAAQEAPVEIPPPAVDLVETGTSATAVFAGGCFWGVQGVFQHVKGVTRAVSGYSGGSAETATYEQTGSGTTGHAESVEVTYDPSVVTYGDLLQVYFSVAHNPTQLNYQGPDHGTQYRSTIFPATEEQAETARAYIAQLDETGLFEGPIVTTIEPLEAFYPAEQYHQDFLTLNPTWPYIVFHDLPKIAALKQLFPDAYREEPVLVGTL from the coding sequence ATGCCCAGTTCTGCCCTCTCCACCTCTTTTGCCGGCCGCCGCTCTCTGCTCGTCGCCTTGCTCATCCTCCCCGCACTCCTATCCGTTTTGTGGAATCAGCCAGCAGCCGCTCAGGAGGCCCCGGTCGAAATTCCGCCTCCAGCGGTTGACCTGGTGGAAACCGGCACGTCGGCCACCGCCGTATTTGCCGGCGGCTGTTTCTGGGGCGTGCAGGGCGTGTTCCAGCATGTCAAAGGCGTCACCCGCGCGGTGTCGGGCTATTCAGGCGGCAGCGCCGAAACGGCGACCTATGAGCAGACCGGGTCCGGAACCACGGGACATGCCGAGTCCGTGGAAGTGACCTATGATCCTTCGGTGGTGACCTACGGCGATCTGCTGCAGGTCTATTTCTCTGTGGCGCACAATCCGACGCAATTGAACTACCAGGGGCCCGACCACGGCACGCAGTACCGCTCGACCATCTTCCCGGCGACGGAAGAGCAGGCCGAAACCGCACGTGCCTACATCGCACAGCTCGATGAAACAGGCCTGTTCGAAGGTCCGATCGTGACGACCATAGAGCCGCTCGAGGCTTTCTACCCGGCCGAGCAGTATCACCAGGACTTCCTGACGCTGAACCCCACCTGGCCCTATATCGTCTTCCACGACTTGCCGAAGATTGCCGCTCTCAAGCAGCTCTTCCCGGACGCGTACCGTGAGGAGCCTGTCCTGGTTGGCACCCTCTAG
- the lon gene encoding endopeptidase La has protein sequence MTDVTPATGDASRDRVYPVLPLRDIVVFPGMIVPLFVGREKSVKALEEVMRDDKHILVVTQKNAQDDDPAPDQIYATGTIATVLQLLKLPDGTVKVLVEGLSRATIDRYLQTDEYFEAEASVLPEPAEDATEIEALARSAQTEFESYVKLNKKISAEVVAAVGQIENHSKLADTIASHLVIKINEKEDLLSTVSVAERFQKILGLMEGEIGVLQVEKRIRSRVKRQMEKTQREYYLNEQMKAIQKELGDGEEGSNEIAELEERIAKTKLSKEAKQKAEAELKKLKSMSPMSAEATVVRNYLDTLLGLPWGKKSKVKRDLVLAEKVLDEDHYGLEKVKERILEYLAVQGRTGTLKGPILCLVGPPGVGKTSLGKSIAKATGREFVRMALGGVRDEAEIRGHRRTYIGSMPGKVIQSLKKVGKSNPLFLLDEIDKMGQDFRGDPSSALLEVLDPEQNHTFADHYLEVDYDLSDVMFVTTSNTLNIPGPLMDRMEIIRLSGYTEQEKHAIAKQHLIPETLKENGLAHGEFELSDEMLTALIQRYTREAGVRNLKREIGKLMRKAVTEIVKTKVKKIVIDEAKLTDYLGADIYKHGVIEAEAQVGLVTGLAWTSVGGELLTIEGVMTPGKGRMTVTGNIKEVMKESLTAATAYVRSRSIDFGIKPPMFDTRDIHVHLPEGATPKDGPSAGIGLATAIVSVMTGIPVRNDVAMTGEITLRGRVLPIGGLKEKLLAALRGGIKTVLIPEENVRDLAEIPDIVKDGMEVVPVSRMDQVIERALVRKPEPIEWNFDEVTTPAVSTTVDTGPTDDATAGLPH, from the coding sequence ATGACGGACGTCACCCCCGCCACTGGCGATGCAAGCCGGGACCGGGTTTACCCAGTTCTCCCCCTGCGTGATATCGTCGTTTTCCCCGGCATGATCGTGCCGCTGTTCGTCGGCCGCGAGAAATCCGTCAAGGCGCTTGAAGAAGTCATGCGCGACGACAAGCATATTCTGGTCGTGACCCAGAAGAATGCCCAGGACGACGATCCGGCACCCGACCAGATCTATGCCACGGGCACTATTGCCACCGTGCTGCAGCTCCTCAAGCTTCCCGATGGCACCGTCAAGGTGCTGGTCGAAGGCCTGAGCCGCGCAACCATCGATCGCTACCTGCAGACCGACGAATATTTCGAGGCCGAAGCCTCCGTGCTGCCCGAACCGGCCGAGGACGCGACCGAGATCGAAGCTCTGGCTCGCTCGGCCCAAACCGAGTTCGAGAGCTATGTGAAGCTCAACAAGAAGATTTCGGCCGAGGTTGTCGCCGCCGTCGGGCAGATCGAGAACCATTCCAAGCTCGCCGACACCATTGCCAGCCACTTGGTCATCAAGATCAACGAGAAGGAAGACCTCCTCTCGACCGTTTCGGTCGCGGAGCGCTTCCAGAAGATCCTGGGCTTGATGGAAGGCGAAATCGGCGTCTTGCAGGTGGAAAAGCGCATCCGCTCCCGCGTCAAGCGGCAGATGGAGAAGACCCAGCGCGAGTACTATCTCAACGAGCAGATGAAGGCGATCCAGAAGGAGCTCGGCGACGGCGAGGAAGGCTCCAATGAGATCGCCGAACTCGAAGAGCGCATCGCCAAGACCAAGCTCAGCAAGGAAGCCAAGCAGAAGGCCGAGGCGGAGCTCAAGAAGCTCAAGTCCATGAGCCCGATGTCGGCCGAAGCCACCGTGGTGCGCAATTATCTCGATACGCTGCTCGGCCTGCCCTGGGGCAAGAAGAGCAAGGTCAAGCGTGACCTGGTCCTTGCCGAAAAGGTGCTGGACGAGGATCACTATGGCCTGGAGAAGGTCAAGGAACGCATCCTGGAATATCTGGCGGTGCAGGGCCGCACCGGTACCCTCAAGGGGCCGATCCTCTGCCTCGTCGGCCCTCCGGGCGTCGGCAAGACCTCGCTGGGCAAGTCGATCGCCAAGGCCACCGGCCGCGAATTCGTGCGCATGGCCCTCGGTGGCGTCCGGGATGAAGCCGAAATCCGCGGCCACCGCCGGACCTATATCGGCTCCATGCCCGGCAAGGTCATCCAGTCGCTCAAGAAGGTCGGCAAGTCCAACCCGCTCTTCCTGCTCGACGAAATCGACAAGATGGGACAGGACTTCCGCGGCGATCCGTCTTCGGCACTGCTTGAGGTGCTGGATCCTGAGCAGAACCACACCTTTGCCGACCACTATCTCGAGGTGGACTACGACCTGTCCGACGTGATGTTCGTCACCACGTCCAACACGCTCAACATTCCCGGCCCGCTGATGGACCGCATGGAGATCATTCGCCTGTCCGGCTACACCGAGCAGGAGAAGCACGCGATCGCCAAGCAGCACCTGATCCCGGAAACGCTCAAGGAAAACGGTCTCGCCCATGGTGAGTTCGAGCTTTCCGACGAGATGCTGACCGCCCTGATCCAGCGCTACACCCGCGAGGCGGGTGTGCGAAATCTCAAGCGCGAAATCGGCAAGCTGATGCGCAAGGCCGTGACCGAGATCGTCAAGACCAAGGTCAAGAAGATCGTCATCGACGAGGCCAAGCTCACCGACTATCTGGGCGCCGATATCTACAAGCATGGCGTGATCGAAGCCGAGGCGCAGGTTGGCCTGGTGACGGGTCTCGCCTGGACGTCTGTCGGTGGCGAACTGCTCACCATCGAAGGCGTGATGACGCCGGGCAAGGGTCGGATGACCGTTACCGGCAACATCAAGGAAGTGATGAAGGAATCGCTGACTGCGGCAACGGCTTATGTCCGTTCGCGCTCGATCGATTTCGGCATCAAACCGCCGATGTTCGACACGCGCGATATCCACGTCCACCTGCCTGAAGGCGCGACCCCCAAGGACGGTCCGTCGGCCGGCATCGGGCTGGCAACCGCCATCGTGTCAGTCATGACGGGCATCCCGGTGCGCAACGACGTGGCCATGACCGGTGAGATCACGCTGCGGGGCAGGGTGCTGCCCATCGGCGGCCTTAAGGAGAAGCTCCTGGCAGCCCTCCGCGGTGGCATCAAGACCGTACTGATCCCCGAGGAGAATGTGCGCGATCTGGCCGAGATCCCCGACATCGTCAAGGACGGCATGGAAGTCGTGCCTGTCAGCCGCATGGACCAGGTCATTGAGCGCGCGCTGGTGCGCAAGCCTGAGCCGATCGAGTGGAATTTTGACGAGGTGACTACGCCAGCCGTTTCGACAACGGTCGATACCGGCCCGACCGACGACGCCACCGCTGGCCTGCCGCACTAG
- a CDS encoding citrate/2-methylcitrate synthase encodes MDWLTATEALTLLGTQPQTLYANVSRGRIKARPDPSDSRRSLYRGDDVRRLAQRATGRRKQETVASEAMRWGEPVLPTALSTVRDGILLYRGIDARDLAETGTLESVATLLWQSAVSLPRVPVRGHGLPAAFSALAARAANAPAAPRARFALVRDANEIMGTMAAALAGERVSDPLHDRLATQWERPEAADVIRRALVLLADHELNSSTFSARVTVSTGASLWSGTLAALATLRGPLHGLASPAVGALVDDVGHQDFVETALRDWLGEGRALPGMGHRLYPEGDVRCRALLASFEPPPAFADYLRAASRLTGDEPNIDFALAAMIARFDLPADAGITIFALGRTVGWLAHMMEQVASGEQIRPRARYVGV; translated from the coding sequence ATGGACTGGCTGACCGCGACCGAGGCGCTGACGCTGCTGGGCACGCAGCCGCAGACGCTCTATGCCAATGTCAGCCGCGGTCGCATCAAGGCGCGGCCTGATCCGTCGGACAGCCGCCGAAGCCTCTATCGGGGTGACGACGTGCGAAGGCTGGCGCAGCGGGCCACCGGACGGCGAAAGCAGGAAACCGTGGCCAGCGAGGCCATGCGATGGGGCGAACCTGTGTTGCCCACGGCGTTGTCGACCGTGCGGGACGGCATTCTGCTGTATCGCGGCATAGATGCCAGGGATCTGGCGGAAACGGGCACGCTGGAGTCGGTGGCGACGTTGCTGTGGCAGTCTGCGGTCAGTTTGCCCAGGGTCCCAGTCCGCGGGCATGGTCTACCCGCCGCATTCTCGGCCCTGGCTGCGCGGGCGGCGAATGCTCCCGCCGCTCCCCGCGCGCGCTTTGCTCTCGTGCGAGACGCCAACGAGATCATGGGGACAATGGCCGCTGCGCTGGCAGGCGAACGCGTCAGCGATCCGTTACATGATCGGCTGGCAACTCAATGGGAACGGCCGGAGGCGGCTGACGTCATACGCCGGGCGCTGGTGTTGCTGGCCGACCACGAACTCAACAGTTCGACCTTTTCTGCCAGGGTGACGGTGTCGACGGGGGCCTCGCTCTGGTCGGGTACGCTTGCCGCCCTGGCCACCCTGCGTGGACCGCTGCATGGGCTGGCTTCACCCGCTGTTGGCGCACTGGTTGACGATGTTGGGCACCAGGATTTCGTCGAGACGGCGCTACGCGACTGGCTGGGGGAGGGCCGGGCGCTTCCGGGTATGGGACATAGGCTCTATCCCGAGGGAGATGTGCGCTGCCGGGCCCTGCTCGCAAGCTTCGAACCGCCGCCTGCGTTTGCGGATTACCTGCGCGCAGCCAGTCGCCTTACCGGCGACGAACCGAATATCGATTTTGCGCTGGCCGCCATGATCGCGCGGTTCGACCTGCCGGCCGATGCCGGCATCACGATCTTCGCCCTGGGGCGCACCGTCGGATGGCTGGCGCACATGATGGAGCAGGTCGCCTCGGGCGAACAGATTCGCCCGCGCGCGCGATATGTGGGTGTCTAG
- a CDS encoding GlsB/YeaQ/YmgE family stress response membrane protein: MGILWTIIIGFIAGIIAKFIMPGSNEPSGFIMTTILGIVGAFVASFLGQALGWYAPGEGAGLIGAIVGAIIVLAVWGMIAGRRRV, from the coding sequence ATGGGTATTCTCTGGACAATCATCATCGGTTTCATCGCCGGCATCATCGCCAAGTTCATCATGCCTGGCAGCAACGAGCCTTCGGGCTTCATCATGACCACGATCCTGGGCATCGTCGGTGCTTTCGTGGCATCGTTTCTCGGCCAGGCGCTGGGCTGGTACGCACCGGGTGAAGGTGCTGGCCTGATCGGCGCGATCGTTGGCGCCATCATTGTCCTCGCCGTCTGGGGCATGATCGCCGGTCGTCGTCGCGTCTAG
- the rocF gene encoding arginase yields MSKSRRIDLVGIATAAGASVRGCGMGPEALRVAGLAEALLELEHEVVDHGDLRRPHPLLDATPASQRLPDERRRDVLDLASRVSDQGLAILDAGHFPVFLGGDHSIAMGTVSAVARHCTAQGKPVFVLWIDAHADFNTPDTSPTGNLHGMPLALLCGEPGFSDEFQGAWLGRIDPRQVSIIGARSVDREERKLLSARGVEVLDMRKIDESGVVSLMRTLLARVKAVGGHLHVSLDLDAMDPSIAPGGGTLVPGGLSYREAHLIMEMLHDSGLVGSLDVVELNPFLDHGGTSATLLVDLVASLFGRTIMGEAAGPVEFVTED; encoded by the coding sequence ATGAGCAAATCCCGTCGCATCGACCTTGTCGGCATCGCCACGGCCGCCGGTGCGTCAGTGCGGGGTTGCGGGATGGGACCTGAGGCGCTGCGCGTTGCAGGGCTGGCCGAGGCGCTGCTGGAGCTTGAGCACGAGGTGGTCGACCATGGCGACCTGCGCCGCCCCCACCCGCTTCTCGACGCCACCCCTGCCAGCCAGCGTCTACCCGATGAGCGGCGGCGCGACGTGCTGGACCTTGCTTCTCGCGTCAGTGACCAGGGGCTCGCCATTTTGGACGCGGGGCATTTCCCGGTATTCCTCGGCGGCGATCATTCCATTGCCATGGGCACCGTCTCTGCCGTGGCTCGACACTGCACGGCACAAGGCAAGCCGGTTTTCGTGCTGTGGATCGATGCCCATGCCGATTTCAATACGCCGGACACCTCGCCAACCGGCAATCTGCACGGCATGCCCCTCGCTTTGCTCTGCGGTGAACCTGGTTTCAGCGACGAATTTCAGGGAGCCTGGCTCGGTCGAATAGACCCACGCCAGGTTTCGATCATCGGCGCGCGGTCTGTCGATCGCGAGGAACGCAAGCTGCTGAGTGCCCGCGGGGTTGAGGTGCTCGACATGCGCAAGATCGATGAATCGGGTGTCGTCAGCCTCATGCGCACCCTGCTGGCACGCGTGAAGGCCGTGGGTGGCCACCTGCACGTCAGTCTTGACCTGGACGCCATGGACCCGTCCATTGCACCCGGAGGGGGCACGCTCGTGCCCGGCGGGCTCAGTTATCGGGAAGCCCATCTGATCATGGAAATGCTTCATGATAGCGGCCTTGTCGGATCGCTCGACGTGGTTGAGCTCAACCCGTTCCTTGATCATGGCGGCACCAGCGCAACGCTGCTGGTCGACCTCGTGGCCAGCCTTTTTGGTCGCACGATCATGGGCGAGGCAGCCGGCCCGGTCGAGTTCGTGACCGAGGACTAG
- a CDS encoding outer membrane protein, producing MSLFNKMAFAALATTLSIGTANAADLITVPTSTPAEMPVYEEPGFDWSGFYAGVYGGAQNGATSGTQYGLGIQAGVNAQFDFYLLGAEVAVHGLTGGAAGNTSYGQILGRAGLVVSDDVLVYAAGGYGIDLGPPDEQDALLGGGIELAVNDSITVEAQYLHGFPLNGGTNAKDQFTVGANFHF from the coding sequence ATGAGCTTGTTCAACAAGATGGCGTTTGCGGCGCTCGCCACCACCCTTTCGATTGGGACCGCCAATGCCGCAGACCTGATTACGGTTCCGACCAGCACACCGGCGGAAATGCCGGTTTATGAGGAACCCGGTTTCGACTGGAGCGGCTTTTATGCCGGCGTCTATGGCGGGGCGCAAAACGGCGCCACCAGCGGCACGCAATATGGCCTGGGCATTCAGGCCGGCGTAAACGCGCAGTTTGACTTCTATCTTCTTGGGGCCGAAGTGGCCGTGCATGGGTTGACCGGGGGCGCAGCAGGCAACACCAGCTACGGCCAAATCCTGGGTCGAGCCGGTCTGGTCGTCAGCGACGATGTCCTTGTCTACGCAGCAGGCGGCTATGGTATCGACCTCGGTCCGCCTGATGAACAGGATGCGCTCCTGGGTGGGGGCATCGAACTTGCTGTCAACGACAGCATCACGGTGGAAGCGCAATACCTGCATGGTTTCCCACTCAACGGCGGAACCAATGCCAAGGATCAGTTCACGGTCGGCGCCAACTTTCACTTCTAG
- a CDS encoding HU family DNA-binding protein, with the protein MNKNDLVGVVADKATITKAQAAEAVDAVFEAITGSLKSGEEVRLVGFGTFAVSQRKASTGRNPATGAEIKIPASNQAKFKPGKGLKDAIN; encoded by the coding sequence ATGAACAAGAACGATCTGGTTGGCGTCGTCGCCGACAAGGCGACGATCACCAAGGCACAGGCCGCTGAAGCGGTGGACGCAGTGTTCGAGGCAATCACCGGCTCGCTGAAGTCCGGTGAAGAAGTCCGTCTCGTTGGTTTCGGCACCTTTGCCGTGTCGCAGCGCAAGGCTTCGACCGGCCGTAACCCGGCCACCGGCGCCGAGATCAAGATCCCGGCCTCGAACCAGGCCAAGTTCAAGCCCGGCAAGGGCCTGAAGGACGCGATCAACTAA